A region of the Acinetobacter defluvii genome:
TAACCTCGAAAAAGGTAAAAAGCTGATTGATAAAATTTTAAAATATCGTTTTTTTGATGATGAACAAGGCAAAATGGGCTGGAATGTCAGTCAAGCAGGAGGCGGAGTTTTATTGGTGTCTCAATTTACATTAATGGCACAGACTCAAAAAGGTTTACGTCCTGATTTTGGTCCTGCCATGCCGCCTGCGGAAGCTCAAGCACTCTATGAACAACTGGTTGACTATGCTCGCTCTCAGTTTAATCAAGTGCAGACAGGTATTTTTGCGGCAGATATGAAAGTGCATTTGGTCAATGATGGTCCTGTGACCTTTAATTTAGAAGTCGAATAAAATTTTTATTCGTTCGACCTTATTTACTATAAAATTTTTTACTAGTTTAAAATCATTACTTAGTACAAGGTGAAATAAATTCAACCAGTAGTTTTGCGCTTACAAAACTTAAATTATTACATGCTTTGCTCGCGTATAAAAACTGATGTTGCTATCCAACATCAGTTTTAAATTTTTTAGAATGAGCGACCTGTCTTTTCTTTTAAGAATTGACGTGCTGAAGCAATCTTTTCTTTTACAGGTTTTGGTACTTTTGGTGGAATCAGTTTCGCAACTTGGTTAAACCACACCAATAAGCTGAAATCACCTTCCATTTTGATACTGCCGTTTTGCATTCCTGTCATAAAAGCACTTGGATCACCTTTGACTAAAGTTTTGACACCTTGTTCGCTGTCAGCAAATTGCAGGATAAAATCTGCTTTTTCTGCATCTCCTGAAACTGATTCGATCTGACCGTTATTGACCATAATTTGACGAGCCACGCCTAGATCAGTACCGATTTGGATACGGAATTGACGATCATGGGTCAATTCAATAAATTTCGGACTGGTACGTGCCAGTTGTTTCATACGCAATGCTAAGCCGAGTACCAATAGATCTAAAGGATCAGTACTTGCATCAACAATAGGTAACTTTACAACGGGTATTGAAGAAAGTTTCATGACATTTTAGCCTGTTGTTTTAATATAAAAAATTCACTCATCATCCTAGCATAACTTGCTATTTGCAATACAAGGCTGCTAACAAAACGATACGCAGAAAAAGGTATATCATTCGATATACCTTGAAAATGTCTTTTTGGTTATTTTATTGAACGCTTAAGTCAGTTATTAGCAAGAAATATTGTTTTTTATTCATCTTCATAAACAGGCGTATGCTCAATATATTGGCGATTTTGGAGTGCTTTTTGTGCCATTTTATCAGCACGCAATAGTAAAATAATCAAACCACTCATTGACACAATAATTGCCGTTAAATAACTATAAGGAATCGATAAATCAAAAAAATTCTGTACGTTAAACCGTATCGTCTCTAATATGCCCCAGAAAGCCATCCCAGCTAACATAAATCCTAACCAATGACGATAAGGAGAGAAGAACACAGCAGTCAACGCTACGGCAATCAGACTAAATCCAATCCATGTTGCCCATGTCGCTGTTAGCATAAAAACCTCCGTCAAAATGAAGCCCTCACCGTTGAAAAAGGGAGCACACCACAATTTTCATCAAGCCAATATTTTTCTTTACAATCTTACTAACGCTTATGTTGTGCATTATGGCGATTTTTTTTAGGAAAAAAATACCTATTTTTAGGTAAAACGACACACTTTGTCGTTATATTCTTTTGTCATTACATTTTTTTATTTTTAAATTTTAGTAATTTCTAATCCGCATCAGTCTTTGCTTGTCATTACAAAAAAATACACTGTCATTTTGTCTAAAAACAACTTTTTTCGATCTATTTCATCTATAAAGTGAATACCCACTTCCTTCACATCAAAAAGATAAAAAATATTATTTATCAAACAAAAAAGAGCAACACAAAGCTACTCTTTTTCATCTAACTGACATCTTTTAAGGTTGCATCTTAGGCACGGTTTAAATCTTTGTCATGCACGCCTAAAAGATATAAAACACCATCTAAACCCACACTAGAAATTGCCTGATTGGCGTTTTGACGCACTAAGGGTTTCGCACGGAATGCTACACCTAGACCAGCAATAGAAAGCATCGGTAAATCATTTGCACCATCACCTACTGCAATCGCTTGTTCTAATGAAATGCCCATTTTTTCAGCCAATTCGGTCAGTAATAATGCCTTACGTGCACCATCCACAATATGCCCTTTGACTTCGCCTGTGACCATACCATTTTGTACATCTAAAACATTGGCATGGACTTCATCAATACCGAGTTTTGCTTGTAAATATTCAGCAAAATATTGAAAGCCACCTGACAAAATCGCAGTTTTATAACCCAGTGATTTTAAGGTTCTGATCAAACGCTCAGCACCCTCTGTCACCGTTAAGCGTTCTGCAATTTTAGGGAGAACAGAAGCATCTAAACCTTTCAGTAAAGCAACACGGGCACGGAAACTTTGTTGAAAATCAAGCTCACCTTGCATGGCACGTTCAGTAATTTCGGCAACTTGATCACCTACTCCTGCTTCAATGGCAAGCTCATCAATCACTTCTTGTTCGATCAACGTAGAGTCCATATCAAAACAGACTAAACGGCGATTACGACGGTAAGCATTGTCCTCTTGTACTGCAACGTCAATACTCGACTCCGCAGATAAACGCAAACATGCAGCACGCATCGCTGCTGCATCGAGCATTTGACCACTTAGGCCAAACTGAACACACGAACGTTTAGGCTCATTTTCCTGCCCATTTCGCTCTGGTCGACCAGAAAGTCGAGTGACTGTTTCGATATTGAAACCTTGACTAGACACAATATTTGTTACTGCTTGTAAATGTGCAGCCGTCAGTTCAGGTGCTAAAGCCGTTACAATATAACGGGTTCTGCCTCCTTCACTCACCCATTGATCATATTCCGCACCCGCAATCGGTTTAAAACGAACGGTTAATCCGATATCGTGTGCTAAAATAAGGATATCTTTCATGGCTAAAGCCGTGGCGGTTTGGTCATCTGACGAAACCACAATCCCTAAAGTCAATTGGTTATGAATGACTGCCTGCCCTACATCTAATATTTGCAAAGAATGTACGGACAACACTTGCATTAATCGAGTAAACTGATTGGGTTGGTCAGGTCCTAAAAATGATATAAGAATGATTTCTCGCATGAATTGACTCGGGTCTGAGCTACAACTATTGTTAGAATCATAATCGAAATCGAATATTTTTTCTTTGGAAGTTTACGTTGAATGCGCCAAGACAAGGGCTATTTGCTAGCCTACTGATTATAAGTTTTGCTTTACAT
Encoded here:
- the dtd gene encoding D-aminoacyl-tRNA deacylase; amino-acid sequence: MRALLQRVLEAKVVVDGEITGQIEKGILVFLGLGKEDNLEKGKKLIDKILKYRFFDDEQGKMGWNVSQAGGGVLLVSQFTLMAQTQKGLRPDFGPAMPPAEAQALYEQLVDYARSQFNQVQTGIFAADMKVHLVNDGPVTFNLEVE
- a CDS encoding SCP-2 sterol transfer family protein, with protein sequence MKLSSIPVVKLPIVDASTDPLDLLVLGLALRMKQLARTSPKFIELTHDRQFRIQIGTDLGVARQIMVNNGQIESVSGDAEKADFILQFADSEQGVKTLVKGDPSAFMTGMQNGSIKMEGDFSLLVWFNQVAKLIPPKVPKPVKEKIASARQFLKEKTGRSF
- the aciT gene encoding AciT family ciprofloxacin tolerance protein; this translates as MLTATWATWIGFSLIAVALTAVFFSPYRHWLGFMLAGMAFWGILETIRFNVQNFFDLSIPYSYLTAIIVSMSGLIILLLRADKMAQKALQNRQYIEHTPVYEDE
- the serB gene encoding phosphoserine phosphatase SerB, producing MREIILISFLGPDQPNQFTRLMQVLSVHSLQILDVGQAVIHNQLTLGIVVSSDDQTATALAMKDILILAHDIGLTVRFKPIAGAEYDQWVSEGGRTRYIVTALAPELTAAHLQAVTNIVSSQGFNIETVTRLSGRPERNGQENEPKRSCVQFGLSGQMLDAAAMRAACLRLSAESSIDVAVQEDNAYRRNRRLVCFDMDSTLIEQEVIDELAIEAGVGDQVAEITERAMQGELDFQQSFRARVALLKGLDASVLPKIAERLTVTEGAERLIRTLKSLGYKTAILSGGFQYFAEYLQAKLGIDEVHANVLDVQNGMVTGEVKGHIVDGARKALLLTELAEKMGISLEQAIAVGDGANDLPMLSIAGLGVAFRAKPLVRQNANQAISSVGLDGVLYLLGVHDKDLNRA